From Chryseobacterium joostei, the proteins below share one genomic window:
- a CDS encoding porin family protein: MKKNILFGVLLAVPTLINAQKTQDKPISFGVKGGYNLSSMKFFDEKLDSKSYFYAGIVAEQALSPKFGLQAEVLYTQLGGKVAYSTVALIGSEIVETGDTTFEYRLNQIQVPISVKYYIIPNLSASAGMNFGFNISTKAESSNAITGTDKRNYDGIKTLSLFPFLGAEYKINDQFFVDTRYNFNFIEINKNNSIPVKVGFLQAGVGYRFK, encoded by the coding sequence ATGAAGAAGAACATTCTTTTCGGTGTACTATTAGCTGTTCCAACTTTAATTAATGCACAAAAGACACAGGATAAACCTATAAGTTTTGGAGTAAAAGGAGGATATAATTTATCCAGTATGAAGTTTTTTGATGAAAAGCTGGATTCAAAATCTTATTTCTATGCAGGTATTGTAGCAGAACAAGCATTATCACCTAAATTTGGATTACAGGCTGAAGTTCTTTATACTCAATTAGGAGGTAAAGTTGCATATTCTACAGTAGCCTTAATAGGAAGTGAAATTGTGGAAACAGGAGATACAACATTCGAATATCGCCTTAACCAAATTCAGGTTCCTATTTCTGTAAAGTATTATATTATTCCAAATCTTTCTGCATCTGCAGGGATGAATTTTGGATTTAATATTTCAACAAAAGCAGAATCAAGCAACGCTATTACTGGAACTGATAAGAGAAACTATGATGGAATAAAGACATTAAGCCTTTTCCCATTTTTAGGGGCAGAATATAAGATCAATGATCAATTTTTTGTGGATACAAGATATAATTTCAACTTCATTGAAATTAACAAAAACAATAGCATTCCAGTGAAAGTAGGCTTTCTGCAAGCAGGTGTAGGATATAGATTTAAATAG
- a CDS encoding DUF6438 domain-containing protein, which produces MKYLLGLCAFIFLFSCTPQTTNSKYTKIEYQAGACFGFCPVFKMTINADRTAIFEAEHFNFNDKPSKDEFSKPREGTFTGTIKEKDYNKLIRLLDGLDVKNLKDKYGSRNITDLSTAYLRINFNDGTSKNVEDYGKRGSEKLSEVYHFIEDLRKNQEWTKVQ; this is translated from the coding sequence ATGAAATATTTACTAGGCCTTTGTGCATTTATCTTTTTATTTTCGTGTACTCCACAGACAACGAATTCAAAATATACTAAAATTGAATATCAGGCAGGTGCTTGCTTTGGATTTTGTCCTGTTTTTAAAATGACCATCAATGCGGATAGAACTGCCATTTTTGAAGCAGAGCATTTTAATTTCAATGATAAACCCTCAAAGGATGAGTTTTCAAAACCTCGTGAAGGTACTTTTACAGGAACAATCAAGGAAAAGGATTACAATAAATTGATCCGTTTGCTTGATGGCTTGGATGTAAAAAACTTAAAGGATAAATATGGAAGCAGAAACATCACTGATCTTTCTACAGCTTATTTAAGAATTAACTTCAATGATGGAACTTCTAAAAATGTAGAAGATTACGGAAAACGTGGCAGTGAAAAACTTTCGGAAGTATATCATTTTATTGAAGACTTAAGGAAGAACCAGGAATGGACTAAGGTCCAGTAG